One segment of Peromyscus leucopus breed LL Stock chromosome 5, UCI_PerLeu_2.1, whole genome shotgun sequence DNA contains the following:
- the Tppp3 gene encoding tubulin polymerization-promoting protein family member 3, translating to MASSTDVAGLEESFRKFAIHGDPKASGQEMNGKNWAKLCKDCKVADGKAVTGTDVDIVFSKVKAKSARVINYEEFKKALEELATKRFKGKSKEEAFDAICQLVAGKEPANLGVTKAKTGGAVDRLTDTSKYTGSHKERFDESGKGKGIAGRQDILDDSGYVSAYKNAGTYDAKVKK from the exons ATGGCGTCGAGCACTGATGTAGCTGGGTTGGAGGAGAGTTTCCGGAAGTTTGCCATCCATGGTGACCCCAAGGCCAGTGGGCAAGAGATGAACGGCAAGAACTGGGCCAAGCTGTGCAAGGACTGTAAGGTGGCTGACGGAAAGGCCGTAACGGGTACAGATGTTGACATCGTCTTCTCCAAAGTCAA GGCGAAGTCGGCTAGAGTAATCAACTATGAGGAGTTCAAGAAAGCCCTGGAAGAGCTGGCAACCAAGCGGTTCAAGGGGAAGAGCAAGGAAGAGGCCTTCGATGCCATCTGCCAGCTGGTAGCAGGCAAGGAACCAGCCAATCTGGGGGTCACT aaagcaaaaacagGTGGTGCTGTGGACCGGCTGACTGACACCAGTAAGTATACAGGTTCCCACAAAGAACGCTTCGACGAGAGCGGCAAGGGCAAGGGCATTGCTGGGCGGCAGGACATCCTGGACGACAGTGGGTACGTGAGCGCCTACAAGAACGCCGGCACCTACGATGCCAAGGTGAAGAAGTGA
- the Zdhhc1 gene encoding palmitoyltransferase ZDHHC1 isoform X2, producing MNICNKPSNKTAPEKSVWTAPSQDSGPSPEAQGQRSRRNGWSWPPHPLQIVAWLLYLFFAVIGFGVLVPLLPHPWVPAGYACMGAIFAGHLVVHLTAVSIDPADANVRDKSYSGPLPIFNRSQHAHVIEDLHCNLCDVDVSARSKHCSACNKCVCGFDHHCKWLNNCVGERNYRLFLHSVASALLGVLLLVLVATYVFVEFFVNPMRLRTNQHFEVLKNHTDVWFVFLPAAPVETQAPAILALAALLILLGLLSTALLGHLLCFHIYLMWHKLTTYEYIVQHRPAQEAKETHKELESCPRKMRPLQMEFYMRTFSHVRPEPSGQARPAALNANPSQFLATQGQVEPPLPSSSSDTLALPPRMQPQKKRKRRVYRLPRSGVLDRELPLPRLRETGTPGHHSSSSSDSTNASPVHAAGSAGAYYSASAESMEEIPVAQTRLGSAALGAPGARGRESGLVVQTRSPAVFVSPSSGEPGAPGGGEDGLP from the exons ATGAACATCTGCAACAAGCCCTCCAACAAGACAGCCCCTGAGAAGAGTGTGTGGACAGCGCCTTCCCAGGACAGCGGCCCTTCCCCAGAAGCGCAGGGCCAGCGGTCTCGCCGGAATGGATGGAGCTGGCCTCCTCATCCACTCCAGATCGTGGCCTGGCTGCTCTACCTCTTCTTCGCAGTGATTGGCTTTGGGGTTCTTGttcccctcctgcctcacccctggGTGCCTGCTGGCTATGCT TGCATGGGTGCCATCTTTGCTGGCCACCTTGTGGTGCACCTGACTGCTGTCTCCATCGATCCAGCAGATGCCAATGTGCGGGACAAGAGCTATTCTGGGCCCCTGCCTATCTTCAACCGCAGCCAGCATGCACACGTCATTGAAGACCTGCACTGCAACCTGTGCGACGTGgatgt GAGTGCGCGATCCAAACACTGCAGCGCCTGTAACAAGTGCGTATGCGGCTTCGACCATCATTGCAAATGGCTCAACAACTGCGTGGGCGAGAGGAACTACCG CCTCTTTCTACACAGTGTGGCATCTGCTTTATTGGGTGTTCTGCTCCTGGTGCTGGTGGCCACGTATGTCTTCGTGGAGTTCTTTGTCAACCCCATGCGGCTTCGTACCAACCAACACTTTGAAG TCTTGAAGAATCACACAGATGTGTGGTTTGTGTTCTTGCCTGCTGCCCCTGTGGAGACCCAGGCTCCTGCCATcctggccctggctgccctcCTCATCCTTCTAGGCCTGCTTTCTACAGCCCTGCTTGGCCACCTGCTCTGCTTCCACATTTATTTAA TGTGGCACAAGCTTACCACCTATGAGTACATCGTACAGCACCGCCCAgctcaggaagcaaaggagaCCCACAAGGAGCTTGAGTCATGCCCCCGCAAGATGCGGCCCCTACAG ATGGAGTTTTACATGAGGACCTTCAGCCATGTGCGTCCAGAGCCCTCTGGCCAGGCCAGGCCCGCAGCATTAAATGCCAA TCCTTCCCAGTTTCTTGCCACCCAAGGCCAAGTGGAACCAccactgccctcctcctcctcagacacactggctctgcctccacgGATGCAACCCCAG AAAAAGAGGAAGCGGCGTGTGTATCGATTGCCGAGGTCTGGGGTCTTGGACCGGGAGCTCCCGCTGCCCAGGTTACGAG AGACTGGGACCCCTGGCCACCACTCCAGCTCTTCATCGGATTCCACCAATGCCAGTCCGGTGCATGCGGCTGGCTCTGCAGGCGCTTACTACTCAGCATCAGCCGAGTCCATGGAAGAGATTCCAGTGGCCCAGACACGCCTGGGCAGTGCTGCGCTGGGCGCCCCAGGAGCCAGGGGCCGAGAGTCTGGGCTTGTGGTACAGACACGCTCGCCGGCCGTTTTTGTGAGCCCGAGCAGCGGCGAGCCCGGGGCACCTGGCGGCGGTGAAGATGGCCTGCCTTAG
- the Zdhhc1 gene encoding palmitoyltransferase ZDHHC1 isoform X1 — protein sequence MNICNKPSNKTAPEKSVWTAPSQDSGPSPEAQGQRSRRNGWSWPPHPLQIVAWLLYLFFAVIGFGVLVPLLPHPWVPAGYACMGAIFAGHLVVHLTAVSIDPADANVRDKSYSGPLPIFNRSQHAHVIEDLHCNLCDVDVSARSKHCSACNKCVCGFDHHCKWLNNCVGERNYRLFLHSVASALLGVLLLVLVATYVFVEFFVNPMRLRTNQHFEVLKNHTDVWFVFLPAAPVETQAPAILALAALLILLGLLSTALLGHLLCFHIYLMWHKLTTYEYIVQHRPAQEAKETHKELESCPRKMRPLQEMEFYMRTFSHVRPEPSGQARPAALNANPSQFLATQGQVEPPLPSSSSDTLALPPRMQPQKKRKRRVYRLPRSGVLDRELPLPRLRETGTPGHHSSSSSDSTNASPVHAAGSAGAYYSASAESMEEIPVAQTRLGSAALGAPGARGRESGLVVQTRSPAVFVSPSSGEPGAPGGGEDGLP from the exons ATGAACATCTGCAACAAGCCCTCCAACAAGACAGCCCCTGAGAAGAGTGTGTGGACAGCGCCTTCCCAGGACAGCGGCCCTTCCCCAGAAGCGCAGGGCCAGCGGTCTCGCCGGAATGGATGGAGCTGGCCTCCTCATCCACTCCAGATCGTGGCCTGGCTGCTCTACCTCTTCTTCGCAGTGATTGGCTTTGGGGTTCTTGttcccctcctgcctcacccctggGTGCCTGCTGGCTATGCT TGCATGGGTGCCATCTTTGCTGGCCACCTTGTGGTGCACCTGACTGCTGTCTCCATCGATCCAGCAGATGCCAATGTGCGGGACAAGAGCTATTCTGGGCCCCTGCCTATCTTCAACCGCAGCCAGCATGCACACGTCATTGAAGACCTGCACTGCAACCTGTGCGACGTGgatgt GAGTGCGCGATCCAAACACTGCAGCGCCTGTAACAAGTGCGTATGCGGCTTCGACCATCATTGCAAATGGCTCAACAACTGCGTGGGCGAGAGGAACTACCG CCTCTTTCTACACAGTGTGGCATCTGCTTTATTGGGTGTTCTGCTCCTGGTGCTGGTGGCCACGTATGTCTTCGTGGAGTTCTTTGTCAACCCCATGCGGCTTCGTACCAACCAACACTTTGAAG TCTTGAAGAATCACACAGATGTGTGGTTTGTGTTCTTGCCTGCTGCCCCTGTGGAGACCCAGGCTCCTGCCATcctggccctggctgccctcCTCATCCTTCTAGGCCTGCTTTCTACAGCCCTGCTTGGCCACCTGCTCTGCTTCCACATTTATTTAA TGTGGCACAAGCTTACCACCTATGAGTACATCGTACAGCACCGCCCAgctcaggaagcaaaggagaCCCACAAGGAGCTTGAGTCATGCCCCCGCAAGATGCGGCCCCTACAG GAGATGGAGTTTTACATGAGGACCTTCAGCCATGTGCGTCCAGAGCCCTCTGGCCAGGCCAGGCCCGCAGCATTAAATGCCAA TCCTTCCCAGTTTCTTGCCACCCAAGGCCAAGTGGAACCAccactgccctcctcctcctcagacacactggctctgcctccacgGATGCAACCCCAG AAAAAGAGGAAGCGGCGTGTGTATCGATTGCCGAGGTCTGGGGTCTTGGACCGGGAGCTCCCGCTGCCCAGGTTACGAG AGACTGGGACCCCTGGCCACCACTCCAGCTCTTCATCGGATTCCACCAATGCCAGTCCGGTGCATGCGGCTGGCTCTGCAGGCGCTTACTACTCAGCATCAGCCGAGTCCATGGAAGAGATTCCAGTGGCCCAGACACGCCTGGGCAGTGCTGCGCTGGGCGCCCCAGGAGCCAGGGGCCGAGAGTCTGGGCTTGTGGTACAGACACGCTCGCCGGCCGTTTTTGTGAGCCCGAGCAGCGGCGAGCCCGGGGCACCTGGCGGCGGTGAAGATGGCCTGCCTTAG
- the Zdhhc1 gene encoding palmitoyltransferase ZDHHC1 isoform X4 — protein MELASSSTPDRGLAALPLLRSDWLWGSCSPPASPLGACWLCWPLRNEVGTRSPLWAQDGPELQGYRDANVRDKSYSGPLPIFNRSQHAHVIEDLHCNLCDVDVSARSKHCSACNKCVCGFDHHCKWLNNCVGERNYRLFLHSVASALLGVLLLVLVATYVFVEFFVNPMRLRTNQHFEVLKNHTDVWFVFLPAAPVETQAPAILALAALLILLGLLSTALLGHLLCFHIYLMWHKLTTYEYIVQHRPAQEAKETHKELESCPRKMRPLQEMEFYMRTFSHVRPEPSGQARPAALNANPSQFLATQGQVEPPLPSSSSDTLALPPRMQPQKKRKRRVYRLPRSGVLDRELPLPRLRETGTPGHHSSSSSDSTNASPVHAAGSAGAYYSASAESMEEIPVAQTRLGSAALGAPGARGRESGLVVQTRSPAVFVSPSSGEPGAPGGGEDGLP, from the exons ATGGAGCTGGCCTCCTCATCCACTCCAGATCGTGGCCTGGCTGCTCTACCTCTTCTTCGCAGTGATTGGCTTTGGGGTTCTTGttcccctcctgcctcacccctggGTGCCTGCTGGCTATGCT GGCCTCTGAGGAATGAAGTGGGTACCAGGTCCCCACTGTGGGCCCAGGATGGGCCTGAGCTCCAGGGATACAGAG ATGCCAATGTGCGGGACAAGAGCTATTCTGGGCCCCTGCCTATCTTCAACCGCAGCCAGCATGCACACGTCATTGAAGACCTGCACTGCAACCTGTGCGACGTGgatgt GAGTGCGCGATCCAAACACTGCAGCGCCTGTAACAAGTGCGTATGCGGCTTCGACCATCATTGCAAATGGCTCAACAACTGCGTGGGCGAGAGGAACTACCG CCTCTTTCTACACAGTGTGGCATCTGCTTTATTGGGTGTTCTGCTCCTGGTGCTGGTGGCCACGTATGTCTTCGTGGAGTTCTTTGTCAACCCCATGCGGCTTCGTACCAACCAACACTTTGAAG TCTTGAAGAATCACACAGATGTGTGGTTTGTGTTCTTGCCTGCTGCCCCTGTGGAGACCCAGGCTCCTGCCATcctggccctggctgccctcCTCATCCTTCTAGGCCTGCTTTCTACAGCCCTGCTTGGCCACCTGCTCTGCTTCCACATTTATTTAA TGTGGCACAAGCTTACCACCTATGAGTACATCGTACAGCACCGCCCAgctcaggaagcaaaggagaCCCACAAGGAGCTTGAGTCATGCCCCCGCAAGATGCGGCCCCTACAG GAGATGGAGTTTTACATGAGGACCTTCAGCCATGTGCGTCCAGAGCCCTCTGGCCAGGCCAGGCCCGCAGCATTAAATGCCAA TCCTTCCCAGTTTCTTGCCACCCAAGGCCAAGTGGAACCAccactgccctcctcctcctcagacacactggctctgcctccacgGATGCAACCCCAG AAAAAGAGGAAGCGGCGTGTGTATCGATTGCCGAGGTCTGGGGTCTTGGACCGGGAGCTCCCGCTGCCCAGGTTACGAG AGACTGGGACCCCTGGCCACCACTCCAGCTCTTCATCGGATTCCACCAATGCCAGTCCGGTGCATGCGGCTGGCTCTGCAGGCGCTTACTACTCAGCATCAGCCGAGTCCATGGAAGAGATTCCAGTGGCCCAGACACGCCTGGGCAGTGCTGCGCTGGGCGCCCCAGGAGCCAGGGGCCGAGAGTCTGGGCTTGTGGTACAGACACGCTCGCCGGCCGTTTTTGTGAGCCCGAGCAGCGGCGAGCCCGGGGCACCTGGCGGCGGTGAAGATGGCCTGCCTTAG
- the Zdhhc1 gene encoding palmitoyltransferase ZDHHC1 isoform X3 yields the protein MELASSSTPDRGLAALPLLRSDWLWGSCSPPASPLGACWLCWPLRNEVGTRSPLWAQDGPELQGYRADANVRDKSYSGPLPIFNRSQHAHVIEDLHCNLCDVDVSARSKHCSACNKCVCGFDHHCKWLNNCVGERNYRLFLHSVASALLGVLLLVLVATYVFVEFFVNPMRLRTNQHFEVLKNHTDVWFVFLPAAPVETQAPAILALAALLILLGLLSTALLGHLLCFHIYLMWHKLTTYEYIVQHRPAQEAKETHKELESCPRKMRPLQEMEFYMRTFSHVRPEPSGQARPAALNANPSQFLATQGQVEPPLPSSSSDTLALPPRMQPQKKRKRRVYRLPRSGVLDRELPLPRLRETGTPGHHSSSSSDSTNASPVHAAGSAGAYYSASAESMEEIPVAQTRLGSAALGAPGARGRESGLVVQTRSPAVFVSPSSGEPGAPGGGEDGLP from the exons ATGGAGCTGGCCTCCTCATCCACTCCAGATCGTGGCCTGGCTGCTCTACCTCTTCTTCGCAGTGATTGGCTTTGGGGTTCTTGttcccctcctgcctcacccctggGTGCCTGCTGGCTATGCT GGCCTCTGAGGAATGAAGTGGGTACCAGGTCCCCACTGTGGGCCCAGGATGGGCCTGAGCTCCAGGGATACAGAG CAGATGCCAATGTGCGGGACAAGAGCTATTCTGGGCCCCTGCCTATCTTCAACCGCAGCCAGCATGCACACGTCATTGAAGACCTGCACTGCAACCTGTGCGACGTGgatgt GAGTGCGCGATCCAAACACTGCAGCGCCTGTAACAAGTGCGTATGCGGCTTCGACCATCATTGCAAATGGCTCAACAACTGCGTGGGCGAGAGGAACTACCG CCTCTTTCTACACAGTGTGGCATCTGCTTTATTGGGTGTTCTGCTCCTGGTGCTGGTGGCCACGTATGTCTTCGTGGAGTTCTTTGTCAACCCCATGCGGCTTCGTACCAACCAACACTTTGAAG TCTTGAAGAATCACACAGATGTGTGGTTTGTGTTCTTGCCTGCTGCCCCTGTGGAGACCCAGGCTCCTGCCATcctggccctggctgccctcCTCATCCTTCTAGGCCTGCTTTCTACAGCCCTGCTTGGCCACCTGCTCTGCTTCCACATTTATTTAA TGTGGCACAAGCTTACCACCTATGAGTACATCGTACAGCACCGCCCAgctcaggaagcaaaggagaCCCACAAGGAGCTTGAGTCATGCCCCCGCAAGATGCGGCCCCTACAG GAGATGGAGTTTTACATGAGGACCTTCAGCCATGTGCGTCCAGAGCCCTCTGGCCAGGCCAGGCCCGCAGCATTAAATGCCAA TCCTTCCCAGTTTCTTGCCACCCAAGGCCAAGTGGAACCAccactgccctcctcctcctcagacacactggctctgcctccacgGATGCAACCCCAG AAAAAGAGGAAGCGGCGTGTGTATCGATTGCCGAGGTCTGGGGTCTTGGACCGGGAGCTCCCGCTGCCCAGGTTACGAG AGACTGGGACCCCTGGCCACCACTCCAGCTCTTCATCGGATTCCACCAATGCCAGTCCGGTGCATGCGGCTGGCTCTGCAGGCGCTTACTACTCAGCATCAGCCGAGTCCATGGAAGAGATTCCAGTGGCCCAGACACGCCTGGGCAGTGCTGCGCTGGGCGCCCCAGGAGCCAGGGGCCGAGAGTCTGGGCTTGTGGTACAGACACGCTCGCCGGCCGTTTTTGTGAGCCCGAGCAGCGGCGAGCCCGGGGCACCTGGCGGCGGTGAAGATGGCCTGCCTTAG
- the Zdhhc1 gene encoding palmitoyltransferase ZDHHC1 isoform X6: MNICNKPSNKTAPEKSVWTAPSQDSGPSPEAQGQRSRRNGWSWPPHPLQIVAWLLYLFFAVIGFGVLVPLLPHPWVPAGYACMGAIFAGHLVVHLTAVSIDPADANVRDKSYSGPLPIFNRSQHAHVIEDLHCNLCDVDVSARSKHCSACNKCVCGFDHHCKWLNNCVGERNYRLFLHSVASALLGVLLLVLVATYVFVEFFVNPMRLRTNQHFEVWHKLTTYEYIVQHRPAQEAKETHKELESCPRKMRPLQEMEFYMRTFSHVRPEPSGQARPAALNANPSQFLATQGQVEPPLPSSSSDTLALPPRMQPQKKRKRRVYRLPRSGVLDRELPLPRLRETGTPGHHSSSSSDSTNASPVHAAGSAGAYYSASAESMEEIPVAQTRLGSAALGAPGARGRESGLVVQTRSPAVFVSPSSGEPGAPGGGEDGLP, encoded by the exons ATGAACATCTGCAACAAGCCCTCCAACAAGACAGCCCCTGAGAAGAGTGTGTGGACAGCGCCTTCCCAGGACAGCGGCCCTTCCCCAGAAGCGCAGGGCCAGCGGTCTCGCCGGAATGGATGGAGCTGGCCTCCTCATCCACTCCAGATCGTGGCCTGGCTGCTCTACCTCTTCTTCGCAGTGATTGGCTTTGGGGTTCTTGttcccctcctgcctcacccctggGTGCCTGCTGGCTATGCT TGCATGGGTGCCATCTTTGCTGGCCACCTTGTGGTGCACCTGACTGCTGTCTCCATCGATCCAGCAGATGCCAATGTGCGGGACAAGAGCTATTCTGGGCCCCTGCCTATCTTCAACCGCAGCCAGCATGCACACGTCATTGAAGACCTGCACTGCAACCTGTGCGACGTGgatgt GAGTGCGCGATCCAAACACTGCAGCGCCTGTAACAAGTGCGTATGCGGCTTCGACCATCATTGCAAATGGCTCAACAACTGCGTGGGCGAGAGGAACTACCG CCTCTTTCTACACAGTGTGGCATCTGCTTTATTGGGTGTTCTGCTCCTGGTGCTGGTGGCCACGTATGTCTTCGTGGAGTTCTTTGTCAACCCCATGCGGCTTCGTACCAACCAACACTTTGAAG TGTGGCACAAGCTTACCACCTATGAGTACATCGTACAGCACCGCCCAgctcaggaagcaaaggagaCCCACAAGGAGCTTGAGTCATGCCCCCGCAAGATGCGGCCCCTACAG GAGATGGAGTTTTACATGAGGACCTTCAGCCATGTGCGTCCAGAGCCCTCTGGCCAGGCCAGGCCCGCAGCATTAAATGCCAA TCCTTCCCAGTTTCTTGCCACCCAAGGCCAAGTGGAACCAccactgccctcctcctcctcagacacactggctctgcctccacgGATGCAACCCCAG AAAAAGAGGAAGCGGCGTGTGTATCGATTGCCGAGGTCTGGGGTCTTGGACCGGGAGCTCCCGCTGCCCAGGTTACGAG AGACTGGGACCCCTGGCCACCACTCCAGCTCTTCATCGGATTCCACCAATGCCAGTCCGGTGCATGCGGCTGGCTCTGCAGGCGCTTACTACTCAGCATCAGCCGAGTCCATGGAAGAGATTCCAGTGGCCCAGACACGCCTGGGCAGTGCTGCGCTGGGCGCCCCAGGAGCCAGGGGCCGAGAGTCTGGGCTTGTGGTACAGACACGCTCGCCGGCCGTTTTTGTGAGCCCGAGCAGCGGCGAGCCCGGGGCACCTGGCGGCGGTGAAGATGGCCTGCCTTAG
- the Zdhhc1 gene encoding palmitoyltransferase ZDHHC1 isoform X5, which yields MNICNKPSNKTAPEKSVWTAPSQDSGPSPEAQGQRSRRNGWSWPPHPLQIVAWLLYLFFAVIGFGVLVPLLPHPWVPAGYACMGAIFAGHLVVHLTAVSIDPADANVRDKSYSGPLPIFNRSQHAHVIEDLHCNLCDVDVSARSKHCSACNKCVCGFDHHCKWLNNCVGERNYRLFLHSVASALLGVLLLVLVATYVFVEFFVNPMRLRTNQHFEVLKNHTDVWFVFLPAAPVETQAPAILALAALLILLGLLSTALLGHLLCFHIYLMWHKLTTYEYIVQHRPAQEAKETHKELESCPRKMRPLQEMEFYMRTFSHVRPEPSGQARPAALNAKKRGSGVCIDCRGLGSWTGSSRCPGYERLGPLATTPALHRIPPMPVRCMRLALQALTTQHQPSPWKRFQWPRHAWAVLRWAPQEPGAESLGLWYRHARRPFL from the exons ATGAACATCTGCAACAAGCCCTCCAACAAGACAGCCCCTGAGAAGAGTGTGTGGACAGCGCCTTCCCAGGACAGCGGCCCTTCCCCAGAAGCGCAGGGCCAGCGGTCTCGCCGGAATGGATGGAGCTGGCCTCCTCATCCACTCCAGATCGTGGCCTGGCTGCTCTACCTCTTCTTCGCAGTGATTGGCTTTGGGGTTCTTGttcccctcctgcctcacccctggGTGCCTGCTGGCTATGCT TGCATGGGTGCCATCTTTGCTGGCCACCTTGTGGTGCACCTGACTGCTGTCTCCATCGATCCAGCAGATGCCAATGTGCGGGACAAGAGCTATTCTGGGCCCCTGCCTATCTTCAACCGCAGCCAGCATGCACACGTCATTGAAGACCTGCACTGCAACCTGTGCGACGTGgatgt GAGTGCGCGATCCAAACACTGCAGCGCCTGTAACAAGTGCGTATGCGGCTTCGACCATCATTGCAAATGGCTCAACAACTGCGTGGGCGAGAGGAACTACCG CCTCTTTCTACACAGTGTGGCATCTGCTTTATTGGGTGTTCTGCTCCTGGTGCTGGTGGCCACGTATGTCTTCGTGGAGTTCTTTGTCAACCCCATGCGGCTTCGTACCAACCAACACTTTGAAG TCTTGAAGAATCACACAGATGTGTGGTTTGTGTTCTTGCCTGCTGCCCCTGTGGAGACCCAGGCTCCTGCCATcctggccctggctgccctcCTCATCCTTCTAGGCCTGCTTTCTACAGCCCTGCTTGGCCACCTGCTCTGCTTCCACATTTATTTAA TGTGGCACAAGCTTACCACCTATGAGTACATCGTACAGCACCGCCCAgctcaggaagcaaaggagaCCCACAAGGAGCTTGAGTCATGCCCCCGCAAGATGCGGCCCCTACAG GAGATGGAGTTTTACATGAGGACCTTCAGCCATGTGCGTCCAGAGCCCTCTGGCCAGGCCAGGCCCGCAGCATTAAATGCCAA AAAAAGAGGAAGCGGCGTGTGTATCGATTGCCGAGGTCTGGGGTCTTGGACCGGGAGCTCCCGCTGCCCAGGTTACGAG AGACTGGGACCCCTGGCCACCACTCCAGCTCTTCATCGGATTCCACCAATGCCAGTCCGGTGCATGCGGCTGGCTCTGCAGGCGCTTACTACTCAGCATCAGCCGAGTCCATGGAAGAGATTCCAGTGGCCCAGACACGCCTGGGCAGTGCTGCGCTGGGCGCCCCAGGAGCCAGGGGCCGAGAGTCTGGGCTTGTGGTACAGACACGCTCGCCGGCCGTTTTTGTGA